ATAGCCGTCGCGCTGGTAAATCGCGCGATCAGCCGGCGTGAGGGCAAAGGGCGATACTTGACCCCATTCCGGACTGAGGAATTTGGGCGTGCTGCCGGGAATGACGTTGCCGCTCTGATCGATGAAGACTTCGAGCGTCAGCGGCTGCCAACGGTTGGGATCAATCAAATCGGGATTGCCCGGCAACAATGTGATCAATGGCGGATTGAACGGCGCATAATGCTGATAGGCATAACTGTTCTGCTCGTTGGAACCATCTTGCAAACCGAACTCGATTAAACTCTGGCCGATATAGTTGCCCAGCGCCGCCGCCGAGCCGGAGGCATAATCCGTTGAAGTAATCGCGGGACTGTAGCCCAGCGCCGATAACAATGAATCACAGCGCGCCAGCGATTGCGCCGCGCCGGGAGAGTTTTGAAAGCGATGCGTAATGAGCCGGTGCGCGGCGTAGCTCACGGCTTCTTCGCGCGCCGCGTGCACTTTGGCCGGCGCAGAAATGCCGTTGAATGTGCAGGCATATCCGTTCACAGTTTTGCCCAATAAATAGGTTTGCGCAATATTGTCGTAAACCGCCCAGGCATCATACACCGCGATTGAAAAGTGAAAAAGATTGCGGGCATGCACGGTGGGCCGGGCAAAATCCTTTCGGATGGCTTGCAACAGCTCCTCGTTCCACAAACGCGCTACGGAATGTTGGGCTGCAACCGGTAGGGTGAAACCGCAAGTTGAAAATACTGTCAGGAGCGTAAGTAGATTTCTTCTCATGATGTCCTTTCTCCTCGCGAACGAGTCAAAAAAATGTACTCGCCTTGAACGAAGCGGGCGAATGAACCGTGGAGGTTTTATCCGCCGGCTTGCGAAATCCGCTTACAGAAAAGCCTTTGCCTGAATCGCAAAGGGCTCACTTTTAATCGATCGGGAAGCCGAAACGTTGAGCCGGTTAGTCAATCGCAATGCGGCTTTTGTTTTGCGCCAGCCATTTCTCGAAAGTTAGTAATGCCGGATTGAGCGCGCGGGAGGCCTCGAGATTACGCGCGCGGCAGTAGTCGTGATTGAAGTCGCGTTTGAACTGGAACATATTGCCAACATCATCGGCGCCGGGGAAGCCGAAACTGCGGTACACTTCCGGCGGCACGTCGTTGTAGCGCACCTCCCGGCCCAGGGCCTTCGTCAATGCGGCCGCCATCTGCGCGCCGGTCAAATGCTCGCCGGCAATGCCGACCGTCTTGCCAATATACTCGCGGCCCTTCTTGAAAATGCCAAAGGCGCATTTGCCAATATCTTCGGCGGCAATGCCCGGCAGCTTTTTGTCGCCCATGGGCATCGTGATTGCCAGCTTGCCGTCCGGGCCAGTTTTCGGCCCCATGCCAAAGTGGATAAAATTGTCCCAATAAAATGAGGTATTCAGTATCGTCACCGGCAGACCGAGCGCTGTAAAGAATTGATTGGCCTCGCCCTTGGCGTCGTAGTGTGGGACTTTGTACTTGCCGTGCAGGGTGGGCATGCGATTGTCGTCGAGCGGAACCCAGTTGCGTGTATCTTCGAGCGTAGACCAAATGACGTGTTGCAGACCGGCATGTTTTGCGGCTTGGGCCATGATTTGCGCCTGAGCCAGTTCTTTTTCCGGAGAAAGATGCGCCCAGAAAAACGTTACGCAAAACGCGCCATACGCTCCGGCAAACGCGCGATTCATGCTCTCGGCGTCGTCAATGTCGGCGGCAACAACCTCGGCGCCTAGCTTGGCCAGCTCTTTCGCTTTGTCCGAACTGGCTTCTCTGGTAATGGCGCGCGCGGTGAAACCGCTATTCGGTTCGCTCAAAATGGCGCGAACCAGGCTGCCGCCTTGTGCGCCGGTTGCGCCCACGACTGCAATGATCTTTTTTTCTGCCATGCCATTCTCCTTATTCTATTAAAAGTGCACTCTTCGCTTTTTCAGCAAACATTTTCAACCGCTAATCTACGCGAATGAACGCTAATATTTTATTCGCGTTCATTCGCGCTTATTTGCGGTTGTTCCCTTGTTTGGTTGCGGCTTGTCCTTGTTGGGAAAAATGCAATAACATTTTACGGCCGAAGCCCTTCCGGCAAAATCAGCTCATTGGCTTTATTCGCGGCAACGTCCGGCGGCGTGCCGGAGTCCCAGCGTGGCGGCAGCGTTTTGCCGTTGGCATACAAAGATTCCATCGGCGCCCAGACTTCATCGACGCGATCGGTAAACAGATCGCCGATTAACAAGTCCGTCACCGTGCCGCGCAAATGCGGATAGTTGCGCACGAAATTGCCAAAGCTGAAGCCGTCGTAATACTCGCACACCAAACGGCGCATGCGATCGACGCCTTGATTGAAAAGCTCGCCCCACTGGCCAAGCTGCGCCGCAGACAAATCTTTCTTTTGAAAACCCTCGACGATGGCATCGGCGGCCATTTCACCGGATTTCAATGCGAGCAACACGCCGGAGGAATACAGCGGATCGAGAAAGCCGAAAGCATCGCCAATCGTGACCCAACCCTCGCCGGCCGCTTGTGTGGCGCGATAAGAATAATCTTTGGTGGCGAAGTAACCGGTGATGCGCTTGCCGGAGGACACGCGTTCTTGCACGGCCGGACAGCGCTCGACTTCTTCGTTATAAGTTTCCTCGTGGCTATTGCGGCCTTTGAAGAGATAATCGAACGGCGCAACCACGCCGACGCTGACGCGATCATCGTGCAGCGGAATGTACCAAAACCATCCC
The genomic region above belongs to Cytophagia bacterium CHB2 and contains:
- a CDS encoding NmrA/HSCARG family protein, whose amino-acid sequence is MAEKKIIAVVGATGAQGGSLVRAILSEPNSGFTARAITREASSDKAKELAKLGAEVVAADIDDAESMNRAFAGAYGAFCVTFFWAHLSPEKELAQAQIMAQAAKHAGLQHVIWSTLEDTRNWVPLDDNRMPTLHGKYKVPHYDAKGEANQFFTALGLPVTILNTSFYWDNFIHFGMGPKTGPDGKLAITMPMGDKKLPGIAAEDIGKCAFGIFKKGREYIGKTVGIAGEHLTGAQMAAALTKALGREVRYNDVPPEVYRSFGFPGADDVGNMFQFKRDFNHDYCRARNLEASRALNPALLTFEKWLAQNKSRIAID
- a CDS encoding NAD(P)/FAD-dependent oxidoreductase codes for the protein MTNSDVVVIGGGPAGSTVSALIAQHGYKVQLFEREKFPRFHIGESLIPETYWVLKRLGMLEKMKNSHFVKKYSVQFVNASGKLSAPFYFWDNKPHECSQTWQVVRSEFDLMMLNNAREHGVVAHEGVRVRDVLFDNQRAVGVKIQLPDGTQQEVSARVVVDASGQSGLLQNKFKLRVWDPILNKGAIWTYWQGAYRDKGRDEGATMVLQTANRLGWFWYIPLHDDRVSVGVVAPFDYLFKGRNSHEETYNEEVERCPAVQERVSSGKRITGYFATKDYSYRATQAAGEGWVTIGDAFGFLDPLYSSGVLLALKSGEMAADAIVEGFQKKDLSAAQLGQWGELFNQGVDRMRRLVCEYYDGFSFGNFVRNYPHLRGTVTDLLIGDLFTDRVDEVWAPMESLYANGKTLPPRWDSGTPPDVAANKANELILPEGLRP